Proteins found in one Neodiprion lecontei isolate iyNeoLeco1 chromosome 6, iyNeoLeco1.1, whole genome shotgun sequence genomic segment:
- the LOC107219014 gene encoding uncharacterized protein LOC107219014, protein MVSKLAVFALFALLATNARAGIVSLGHVGDGGSFHDAHSALTQSHATSFTHFHGPVEGPVYEVKVPHVPEHDEHAHLHGQHHQDHGYTLDYVAQPKYEFSYGVEDHHTGDIHGQKESRDGKTVRGEYSIHEPGGNIRTVKYHADKDGFHAVVHNSGSNDHSGGVYGGQGAHGVHGVHGGQEEQHNLDLGHTAPVHEEHQLEEYAVYQGQEVQASGHGATGYL, encoded by the exons ATGGTCTCcaag CTCGCCGTATTCGCCCTCTTCGCCCTCCTCGCGACCAACGCCAGGGCGGGAATCGTCTCCCTGGGTCACGTCGGCGACGGAGGATCCTTCCACGATGCCCATTCGGCCCTCACCCAGAGCCACGCAACCTCGTTCACCCACTTTCACGGCCCCGTCGAAGGCCCCGTCTACGAGGTCAAGGTCCCCCACGTTCCCGAGCACGACGAGCACGCCCACCTCCACGGGCAGCATCACCAGGACCACGGATACACCCTTGACTACGTCGCTCAACCTAAGTACGAATTCTCCTACGGGGTGGAGGACCATCACACGGGGGATATCCACGGGCAGAAGGAGTCACGTGACG GTAAAACGGTAAGAGGCGAGTACAGCATCCATGAACCCGGCGGCAACATCAGGACTGTAAAGTACCACGCGGACAAGGACGGTTTTCACGCGGTTGTTCACAATTCCGGAAGTAACGATCACTCCGGCGGAGTTTACGGCGGTCAGGGGGCTCACGGGGTTCACGGGGTTCACGGGGGTCAAGAAGAGCAGCATAACCTGGACCTGGGTCACACAGCACCGGTCCACGAGGAGCACCAGCTCGAGGAGTACGCTGTGTACCAGGGTCAGGAGGTGCAGGCATCCGGTCACGGTGCCACGGGATATCTGTGA